ctgcagcactcccacAATTagccctttatggtagagtggccagacggaagccaatcctcagtaaaaggcacatgacatcccaaAGGACtgtcagactatgagaaacaagattctctggtctgatgaaatcaagattgaactctttggcctgaatgtcaagcgtcatgtctggaggaaacctggcaccatccctagggtcaagcatggtggtggcagcatcatgctgtgtcaATGTTTTTcggaggcagggactgggagattagtcaggatcaagggaaagacgAACGGAGCAACGTACAGacggatccttgatgaaaacctgctccagagtgctccgAACCacagactggggccaaggttcaccttccaacaggacaacaaccctaagcacacagtcaagacaacgtaggagtggcttcaggtCGTTTgtgtggcccagtcagagcccggacttgaacccgatctaacatttctggaacctgaaaatagctgtgcagtgacgctccccataaAACCTgtcagagcttaagaggatctgcagagaagaatgtgagaaactccccaaatacaggtgtgccaagattggagcgtcatacccaagaagactcgaggctgtaatcactgccaaagttgcttcaataaagtactgagtaaaaggtctgaatacttacataaatgtgaTATGCCAGAAACAAACTTGCTGATCTCCCTGTTCTCTGTTCATTGGTTGACTGAGTACACCAAGCCAATCTCTTATCCAATCAGTTATGTACTGATTCACATAATTCAAAGGTAGAGTGCGTGAGTGTGTACGTGAGTAAGCTGCAGTCTGTCTCTAACCTCTGACCTGTCACTTCCCAAGATAGGAATGTTCCTGTTCTTGTTCCTGCATAACTTAACacatgctgcacacacacacacacacacacacgcacgcacgcacacacacacaccccacgaATGTTTGACAGCTAATCCTCTTCTCTCGTCACCATCTCCACTTAGCTTTCACACTGACCTGAATTGACCAGGAAATGAGTAGACAGAACAAAGGGCCAGATCGTGCATCAACAGCAGAAATGTCAGTCAGTTACAGAGCTGAGCTTCATTACTGCattacacacacagcctcccaaaTACTGATGACCTTCTCCAGAGAAGGTATGTTTTTAGTAGAGTAGAATGCTAATTGAATGACGTTGCCAGATATTTAAATAGTGAAATATCACTCACTTCATTGAACTCGTCAAATGCTGGTACTGCACCAAAGTCTTTTAATAGAGTAGAGCCTAACCTAAAAAACATCTTACCCCATGCCAGTAAATGGTGTCTACCGCAGAAATGGAGCATTCAGATGCCTGCAGGGATCTTCGAGGTTTATTAGGGCCGGACAAATAGACACAAATACTAATGCTGTGGTGTGTTGGACGCCTTCCTCGGAGCCTTTAGTAGTTTCATCTTCTGGAATGAATCAGTCAATCCATCCATCTAATCTCAtctttctctgtcttcccctGTAGGTTTCGGGATGTCCACCCCGGTGACGGTGGCAGGGAAGGTGTTCCTGATCTTCTATGGTCTCCTTGGTTGCGCCGCCACCATCTTGTTCTTTAACCTCTTCCTGGAACGCATTATCACCCTCCTGGCCGTGGTAATGAAGGCCGTGAGGGAACGGCGTATCCGGAACTCCGGCCTCCTCCCGCCCGGTATCCGCCATGACTTCTCGGCGTGTTCGTTCCCGGGGTGGAAGCCATCGGTCTACCACGTCATGTTGATCCTGGGGCTGTCTGCCATCATCATCTCCTGCTGCGCCTCAGCCATGTACACCCCTGTGGAGGGATGGGCCTACCTGGACTCACTCTACTTCTGTTTCGTCACATTTAGGTAAGGTATCCTACTGGAGGTCAGAGGTTGGAGAAGTGGGCCAGCCAGCAACCGGCTGGAAGGCTGTCTGTATGAATCTTGAGTCTCAGAGAAATGCTGGCATCCTAGAGTATCCATGATATCATATCCTGTGCCCATGAGCAAGGCCCTGCACTGTGGCTGGCCTGTTCTTCAACCTCTCGCtgggtgtgtgtatttgtgtttctTGGGTAGGGTCGCATAATTCTGGCAACTTTCtcaaaattccctggttttccagaaatccaaTTTGAAGGATTCCTGCAATTAGGAGGGAATAAGCCGGAAATATTCAGCTATCCTCAGACCCATATTTGGATTTCTGGAAAACTGAGGAATTTGTGGAAAGTTACAGGAATGTTGCAGCCCTAGTCTCAAGGGGCTTGGGGTAGAAAAAAGACAAAAGGCAAGAAAGTAATGTTATtcttgttttaattttttttcttcacctcctcctcttcctcttcatcttccttctttctctcttcctcctccttctccctcattCTACTCCGCCCCCCCTAttttctctacctcctcccctgTCAGCACCATTGGCTTCGGGGACCTAGTATCAAGCCAGAGAGCGGACTATGAGTACCAGCCACTGTACCGTCTGgctaactgcctgttcatcctCATGGGCGTCTGCTGCATCTACTCTCTGTTCAACGTCATCTCCATCGTCATCAAACAGGTAGATGTAGAACAACGagcacaatggaaataagtctgtCGACAATATTGTATTTTTAATCCTTGATGCATTGTTGTGTTCAGTTAGCTGAGCCACCTCTATCTGTAACTATATCTGTATTTTAAACATCagattccttccttccttcaggtgCTCAACTGGATGCTTCAGAACCTGTGCTGCCAGCGGTGCAACATCAGGTCAAACTCTTTCCCGTTGGGACGCCGCAACGCCATCCGGCCCGGGTCGAGAATCCGTAAGGGCCGCTTCGGAATCAGACGCCCGCCCGACTCTGGGGATTCGGGACCATGCGACAGCGACACGGAGGGGGGAGGACGCAGACTCTCTGGAGAGATGATTTCAATGAAGGACCTGACGGCCTCGAATAAGGTCTCACTGGCCCTCATGCAGAAGCAGTTATCAGAGTCTGCTAACGGTTATCCCAGGACGGTGTGCGGCGGCTCGAGACATAACGGGTTCTCTGGAGGAGTGGGCGCTCTGGGGATCATGAACAACAGACTGGCAGAGACCAGCAACTCCAGGTAGACCTGTGTAGTGTTTCTCAACTTCTGGTCCATGGACAGGCGCTGGTCCGTGAGATGTGGACTTTCGGTCGGTGAGATGATTGACTGACTTAATGTTTGCAGTCCCCCACAGAGTAAAGACCATAGCTTGTCAGTCTCTGACACAAGAGAGACCATAACCTGCTGGTCTCTAAGATAATAAAATGGTTGGTATGAAAGGTTGAGAAACACTGGAGTAGACCCCTGCAGGGTGGTAGAGAATGTGCTTAATGAGACTGAGACTGATGGGGAGAGAAACTGAGAGGAGTTTTATGGTCTTATGTGATTAACTTTATTTGCTATCACTCTTGTCATACTTGATTATGTCTTGTTGTTCAATGGAAGAGCATAATGATATGCATGAAACTGTTGGACATTTTTGGGGATGGAATCAACATcctgtggtgatgatgatgatgatgatgatgatgatgatgatgggacAGTTGGAATGATACTATGGGAAGATAAGGAACCTTCTTGTAACTGTGCTTTTGAAGGTCAAAACACTTGAGACAACCATGGAAGGAATTAGTATAACATGAGGCCATAAGCCGACATATTGCTCTCTCTGACTCTAAGCCAGAAAGAACATTTTCACTGATATACCATTGGCAATCTTCAAATTATTTAGTTAGCCATACCTGAGTACATCTCTGAGGCTGTGAGTATCAAAAGTCTCAGAGGAATTAGTTAGCCATATGTAGCAAATGTCTCAGAtaagaagtgctgatctaggatcagtttagccttttagatcaaaTTGAATACAATGAACAGGAgggacctgattctagatcagcactccttctccAAGATGCTTGATATATACTGCCCCAGATCAGTTTGACTTCTACAGCATACTGTACTGGAAGAGGCAATCTGTGCGATCATGATGACATTATCATCATGAGCGCTTTGGAGCTATTTCACTAAGTATGTCATTTATAAGTAGGTTTGAATGTATAGGTTGAGTTGGTGCTGTACCTATCATTCAACACAAAGATAACTACAGTATGATATAGCACATATATAGCTATGCCATCCATGTCTCATTGTGAAGAACAATAGGAACTCAACAACATATCAGATCCATTTACAGACCAGGCCTGAAGTATGGAAGCTGAACCATAGAGAGAGCATAACGTGACCTTAGTGATAGCAAACCTAGTCtctaccatagaaatagaatgactagaatgaACATTCAAGCCATTCATGTCAATGCTCTGTGATGTATGGACCGGCACCCATATTGATTGTGCCTATGCGAGGAAGCACAAGCAACAAGTCATAATATTACAATGGTCTCCACCAATCATCTTGTACTAGTCTAATATTAAGCTCAGGTGACTGATTATTGTGGGGGAAGAGGAGACCGGTTCAGCACGTCCCAAATCTCTTGTAAGGTGGAAGCAATATGGTGGAAGCTCCAACACTATACTGCTTATACCTGCCCAGACCCTTCGGATAGATCTGCAAATGTTGAGGAGTTAGGGACAAGGGGGAAGGGGGCTGGCTGGTGTTGGCTGGTGTTGTATCGGGTTGATGCTACTGCTGTAGTGTGTGATGTAGCCTGCAACTCCAGCTCAgttatgtcagtcagtcagttcagtGAGCTCCTAGTTAGAGATTCAGCACGGAGCCTGACTGTAGGGCTTCAAACAGTCATTTCCTATTTCTCAAGATGGATGAgtgcagagaagagagagcgggggagaggtgggagaggagagagagagagggagagagcgagggagaggtgggagaggagagagagagagggagagagcgagggagaggtgggagaggagagagagagagagagggagagagcgagggagaggtgggagagtagagagagagggagagagcgagggagaggtgggagaggagagagagagagggagagagcaagggagaggtgggagaggagagagagagagagagagagagagcgagggagggagaggtgggagaggagagagagagagggagagagcaagggagagggagaggtgagagagagagagagagagagggagaggtgggagaggagagagagagagagggagtgagcgagggagaggtgggagaggagagagagagagggagagagagagggagaggggggagaggaagggaatgAAAGTCGAGGGCCTCCTAGGAAGGTAACTAGGGTTCTTATCAGCTCAGAACATGTTTTAGGGCAGAGAGTGTTTGACATACTTTATGGGTGAATGCCGGCTAaaattcctcttctcttctccttttctcttctccttttctcttctcctctcctcttctccttctcctcctctcttcttctcttccttctcctcctcttctcttcttttcttCTCTNNNNNNNNNNNNNNNNNNNNNNNNNNNNNNNNNNNNNNNNNNNNNNNNNNNNNNNNNNNNNNNNNNNNNNNNNNNNNNNNNNNNNNNNNNNNNNNNNNNNATACGTCATGTTGGAAATATTCAAAAAGCTGATGCAAATAGTTAAatcattttatattattttagaCAGTGTGGAGAGCAGGGCAGGGGAGGAAACACAACTAACGATGCCTCCTAACTTTATTTTCACCTATTCATttattgatgtcaatgggagactagCTGAACATTTGACTTGAAGATTTGCCCCTTAGAGTTCATTGTCTTACAAGAGGTGGCATGAGTTTTACACGGCACTAAGTCCCTCGAATGACCGTCAGTGCAGATGGAGTCAAACTATCAGACCTAAGACCATTTGAATGTATATATTTGAAGTCGGAGACTCAAGTACTATCCTACATTTCAAATGAGTCATTCTATTTGTGACTAAAGCCTTGGGTTGGGCGACCAGCAGAGCACCTTATCCTGTGAATGCAGAAAGTCAAGCTATCGATCAATGATTCCTCTAACAGCCTTGCTGACTAGCAGAACAAAAAAGCTTCACTCTGCTGGAGTTATTACTTAGAGGCTGtatcgcaaatggcaccctattccctatatagtgcactacttttgaccagaggcctatgggaaTAGAggtgctctggtctggtctaaacggaatagggtgccatatgggatgcGAGCCCAGTGACTCAGCTGTTCCATTCACTGCTGAAAGGCTAGTTTAAACAGCCCATTGCAAGTGTAAAACAACAACTTAATTTATGGATCCTTTGGGTTACATTTAAAGCCTGTCGGTGTAATACTTCTTGCTCCAAGCATTTAAGAGCCTTTATAATATCTTATAATAATGTGTaatgtcttccaaatggactttGTTCAGGCACAGCCAACAAACAGTCACAGAGAAAAGCCCAGTAGATAACAGctctgtatacacacacagtttgcCTGGTAATAAAATAAGATGTGGTTTGTCATGATTGATGGAGTCTGACTGTCTCAAACAAGATACATGATAATCATATAAACTGACTGACCGAATGATCACATGATAATTCCATTGCTGGACCATTAAGCATGAATCCCCCGATGTTTTTATTCCAAACTGTCAACAAAGCTGTTGGAGCCTCTTAATCCAGTCTCCTGTGACCGACTTATCACGCAAGATGTGGTTCCTGTTtcaagattttttgttgttgtcaaaaaGCCAAGTTTCAGCCAAGACAAAACAGATGGCCTTGCGCATTGCACCGCAGAGACTTCACCTCACAGCTCCAGGCTTCATGCAGTGCTGCTGCTATTGTCAGCATCACCAACACCAACCGGCAAGCTCAACAATGATTTACTAACAGTCTTATACACACTGTAAGTCAAGCTCAACAATGATTTGCTAACAGTCTTAAACACACTGTAAATCAAGCTTCAAATTCATAACATCTGTAGTCCCTTGGAGAGATCAGTCTTTGCTTCCGGCCACATCCACACTATAAGACTATAAATCACAGGACTTATGGTCATTATCACTGATGTGTGGCTGGCTGCCATGTTATTCCCTTCCATAGCTTCTCAAAGGCCCATTAGTAGAGGATGCTATGAAGGGAATAACATGGCAGCCAGCCACACATCAGTGATAATGACCATAAGTCCTGTGATTTATAGTCTTATAGTGTGGATGTGGCCGGAAGCAAAGACTGATCTCTCCAAGGGACTACAGATGTTATGAATTTGAAGCTTGATTTACAGTGTGTTTAAGACTGTTAGCAAATCATTGTTGAGCTTGACTTACAGTGTGTATAAGACTGTTAGTAAATCATTGTTGAGCTTGCCGGTTGGTGTTGGTGATGCTGACAATAGCAGCAGCACTGCATGAAGCCTGGAGCTGTGAGGTGAAGTCTCTGCGGTGCAATGCGCAAGGCCATCTGTTTTGTCTTGGCTGAAACTTGGCtttttgacaacaacaaaaaatcttgaAACAGGAACCACATCTTGCGTGATAAGTCGGTCACAGGAGACTGGATTAAGAGGCTCCAACAGCTTTGTTGACAGTTTGGAATAAAAACATCGGGGGATTCATGCTTAATGGTCCAGCAATGGAATTATCATGTGATCATTCGGTCAGTCAGTTTATATGATTATCATGTATCTTGTTTGAGACAGTCAGACTCCATCAATCATGACAAACCACATCTTATTTTATTACCAGgcaaactgtgtgtgtatacagagCTGTTATCTACTGGGCTTTTCTCTGTGACTGTTTGTTGGCTGTGCCTGAACaaagtccatttggaagacattACACATTATTATAAGATATTATAAAGGCTCTTAAATGCTTGGAGCAAGAAGTATTACACCGACAGGCTTTAAATGTAACCCAAAGGATCCATAAATTAAGTTGTTGTTTTACACTTGCAATGGGCTGTTTAAACTAGCCTTTCAGCAGTGAATGGAACAGCTGAGTCACTGGGCTCgcatcccatatggcaccctattccgtttagaccagaccagagcaccTCTAttcccataggcctctggtcaaaagtagtgcactatatagggaatagggtgccatttgcgataCAGCCTCTAAGTAATAACTCCAGCAGAGTGAAGCTTTTTTGTTCTGCTAGTCAGCAAGGCTGTTAGAGGAATCATTGATCGATAGCTTGACTTTCTGCATTCACAGGATAAGGTGCTCTGCTGGTCGCCCAACCCAAGGCTTTAGTCACAAATAGAATGACTCATTTGAAATGTAGGATAGTACTTGAGTCTCCGACTTCAAATATATACATTCAAATGGTCTTAGGTCTGATAGTTTGACTCCATCTGCACTGACGGTCATTCGAGGGACTTAGTGCCGTGTAAAACTCATGCCACCTCTTGTAAGACAATGAACTCTAAGGGGCAAATCTTCAAGTCAAATGTTCAGctagtctcccattgacatcaataaATGAATAGGTGAAAATAAAGTTAGGAGGCATCGTTAGTTGTGTTTCCTCCCCTGCCCTGCTCTCCACACTGtctaaaataatataaaatgatTTAACTATTTGCATCAGCTTTTTGAATATTTCCAACATGACGTATTCTTATGTATAATGTACTTAACTTTTGGTGTTTTACAAACACTAACATATTAAGTCCAGCATCCAAAAAATAGCTTACTTTCAGTGATCGTGTCTATCGTTTATCATTGTGTTTTGATTGTTAGCCATTTTCACCCACTTTCGCAggcattgttgagcacagtgtTCAATCCACTAGCAGTAGCCTAAGTGGAGGAAGAGATCTTagcattgttgagcacagtgtTCAATCCACTAGCAGTAGCCTAAGTGGAGGAAGAGATCTTagcattgttgagcacagtgtTCAATCCACTAGCAGTAGCCTAAGTGGAGGAAGAGATCTTagcattgttgagcacagtgctcaaTCCACTAGCAGTAGCCTAAGTGGAGGAAGAGATCTTagcattgttgagcacagtgctcaaTCCACTAGCAGTAGCCTAAGTGGAGGAAGAGATCTTagcattgttgagcacagtgctcaaTCCACTAGCAGTAGCCTAAGTGGAGGAAGAGATCTTagcattgttgagcacagtgctcaaTCCACTAGCAGTAGCCTAAGTGGAGGAAGAGATCTTagcattgttgagcacagtgtTCAATCCACTAGCAGTAGCCTAAGTGGAGGAAGAGATCTTagcattgttgagcacagtgctcaaTCCACTAGCAGTAGCCTAAGTGGAGGAAGAGATCTTagcattgttgagcacagtgctcaaTCCACTAGCAGTAGCCTAAGTGGAGGAAGAGATCTTagcattgttgagcacagtgctcaaTCCACTAGCAGTAGCCTAAGTGGAGGAAGAGCTCCTAGCATTGTAGGATGTTGTATTTTCCTTTTTCatgacccactgggcacagatgtcagttcaacgtctagttttgatttacattgagttgtcaactaacttgAATTCAACAAAAATAAATCACAACGTCATTGGATTCAGGATAAAATTTGGGTGAAAAAACATTAAATTCCACATTGATGACTTTCCTC
The sequence above is a segment of the Oncorhynchus kisutch isolate 150728-3 linkage group LG25, Okis_V2, whole genome shotgun sequence genome. Coding sequences within it:
- the LOC109870030 gene encoding potassium channel subfamily K member 12-like is translated as MTFSREGFGMSTPVTVAGKVFLIFYGLLGCAATILFFNLFLERIITLLAVVMKAVRERRIRNSGLLPPGIRHDFSACSFPGWKPSVYHVMLILGLSAIIISCCASAMYTPVEGWAYLDSLYFCFVTFSTIGFGDLVSSQRADYEYQPLYRLANCLFILMGVCCIYSLFNVISIVIKQVLNWMLQNLCCQRCNIRSNSFPLGRRNAIRPGSRIRKGRFGIRRPPDSGDSGPCDSDTEGGGRRLSGEMISMKDLTASNKVSLALMQKQLSESANGYPRTVCGGSRHNGFSGGVGALGIMNNRLAETSNSR